In Theileria parva strain Muguga chromosome 4 map unlocalized ctg_529, whole genome shotgun sequence, one DNA window encodes the following:
- a CDS encoding putative integral membrane protein, translating into MTVHFNFGNVINSYVNVIFPNSDPLDKTHDSSDPYKDDDHPHDIPLRHKIVYSAFSILIILSLVFLCVITVNIKSVFMTNKSLDYAIDDIVAPNTDGLIYFINEINKKNEEIVPEPDSKGGPSQPLVKDISISLSHNGQINKINELKTRTDIALWIQFGLIPNLYQGLNTFNKSVANAVLISFKGKDKEYRRDIPEDILAASKILLHSDPSKYNMIKSETGVYMYYKYSYDDKTSSNYQYLYGEDIDEIMSKLMQGTGYLKEFPYFPLNSIISDESIDEISVDFLTYNVISDVISSVNIKFDFSNSETTVNGSKESETKINNHLNVLSYRINTTLFPLVIDGGLMLVLIAFTIYTIILYKLYPKSFFLFDYIFDSIFKISVVISLVFFNSIVFFANYSVPRVGSTNCDTGFCVSKIVFGYDDNPLNADKLFDITFDYLRGSIRICVIVFGFLCFFALLSVVTSLIATWLVINKNRHLSIVYKKYYYHLKIPLISLVAGTGISILLIAVFNSSVSHMFKSSTQSIFRNFLALFNLIVGVSNDATLKYIDNYSIIYSFVFIMLLFISFYLAVILITSLLVMFDDNDKELNFYKRPVSWKFDNYRLLKFFYKTATRYNRVKRFIKAKILRMSVIADDCARERLKAQVNQIQEHEYEPPETKKKFKFCLTTFSRIITYLAMLACIIAFIYIEVNCIKVSRVIYKTVDELVYKNNQKWFFDIKLYDTPYTEMLKDENLKPKNHKLNVKMESTLPNVKIKTYDDLYNWLNGGAIKELFKWIDTSQSDNLPKDETQVMAINSRYYLYPSNKALLLSLNFYKTPPNGLITDMKKIIRQDKYYQFITYDKEKCQISTLFETIPHTVKDVGIDFIIVDSKSKNKIYNGFLNFFIEKSGLMDYDLKIYNVFSFFLPSENRSVFLFIVLASTCAFFLFLLSIMIRDIVNFKKGFSIYYPRLNFFYMILMYFFNDIKRVFDLIVIPVVLSLVVMYSGIVIYHKIMRDHFNDMEDIYYRYYYHRLSGRILYMHSSLGILLLVIILFGFILKNATVRHYLHVVISVLYQMRYMYLNIVFYFMVMVFTFLFFFYFISRDYFKDFVKGNKFLKRCIRLILHDHQFFGDFKNNNLTELILFPLCLTFKIWLTNLIFYHLWSVWPKSDDPKLGRRSEDTDFLDDTNELEEKFKHSDLEVTGLTQSQLDVVPKEVKTQAAQETLNLYSKFEEYINTFNHRGKHKLRYMESLHNEVGDEMNELLDISNKLEFKVGIITKQTEILRDKSYRDLDEQISILEQSLNEKREELNTIFTLYTEKSKS; encoded by the exons ATGACTGTTCATTTCAACTTTGGAAATGTAATAAACAGTTATGTGAATGTAATTTTCCCAAATTCAGATCCCTTAGACAAAACCCATGATTCCTCGGACCCATACAAGGATGATGATCACCCTCATGATATCCCTTTACGCCATAAAATAGTCTATTCGGCCttttcaatattaattatcttAAGTTTGGTGTTTTTGTGCGTAATAACTGTCAATATCAAGTCAGTTTTTATGACCAACAAGTCACTAGACTATGCAATTGATGATATCGTAGCACCAAATACAGAtggattaatttattttataaatgagataaacaaaaaaaatgaagaaataGTACCTGAACCTGATTCTAAAGGTGGGCCCTCCCAGCCCCTTGTTAAGGATATTTCAATCTCCCTTTCTCATAATGgtcaaattaataaaataaatgaactTAAAACAAGAACTGATATAGCTCTTTGGATACAATTCGGTTTGATCCCGAATCTTTACCAAGGgttaaacacatttaacaaGTCAGTAGCAAATGCAGTTTTAATATCGTTCAAAGGAAAAGATAAAGAATACAGACGTGACATCCCTGAAGATATTTTAGCAGCTTCAAAAATACTTTTACATTCAGACCCTTCAAAATACAATATGATAAAGTCCGAAACAGGGGTTTACatgtattataaatattcttaTGATGATAAAACCTCATCGAATTATCAATACCTTTACGGAGAAGATATTGACGAGATAATGTCAAAACTAATGCAGGGCACAGGATATTTAAAGGAATTTCCTTATTTTCCTCTAAATTCGATCATATCAGATGAGTCAATAGATGAAATTTCAGTAGATTTTCTAACATATAATGTAATATCGGATGTAATCAGTTCCgtaaatataaagtttGATTTTTCCAACAGTGAAACTACTGTTAATGGATCAAAAGAGTCTGAgactaaaataaataaccACTTAAATGTTTTATCCTATCGCATAAATACTACTCTGTTTCCTCTGGTTATAGACGGAGGCTTAATGCTAGTTCTTATCGCCTTtacaatatatacaataatcCTGTACAAGTTATATCCAAAGTCTTTCTTTCTTTTCGATTACATCTTTGACTcgatttttaaaatatctgTAGTGATTTctttagtattttttaactcaATTGTCTTTTTTGCGAATTATTCTGTACCTAGGGTAGGGTCAACGAATTGTGACACTGGGTTTTGTGTATCCAAAATTGTTTTTGGATATGACGATAACCCATTGAACGCTGATAAACTGTTTGATATAACATTTGATTACTTAAGAGGCAGCATAAGAATTTGTGTTATAGTGTTTGGATTTCTTTGCTTCTTTGCATTACTCTCTGTTGTTACATCACTAATCGCCACATGGTTGGTTATCAACAAGAACCGACACCTATCcattgtatataaaaagTATTACTATCATTTGAAGATTCCCTTAATTTCACTAGTTGCCGGAACAGGTATTTCTATCCTGTTAATCGCAGTTTTTAACTCATCTGTTTCCCACATGTTCAAGTCCTCAACTCAGTCGATATTTAGAAACTTTTTGGCTCTATTTAACTTGATAGTGGGTGTTTCAAATGACGCAACACTCAAATACATCGACAATTATAGCATTATATATTCCTTTGTTTTTATCATGTTACTCTTCATTTCATTTTACCTGGCAGTGATACTCATTACCTCATTATTGGTTATGTTTGACGACAATGATAAAgaacttaatttttacaaaagaCCTGTGTCGTGGAAATTCGATAATTATCGATTATTGAAGTTCTTTTATAAAACTGCAACTAGGTACAATAGAGTTAAGCGTTTTATAAAAGCAAAAATACTAAGAATGAGTGTTATCGCAGATGATTGTGCTCGAGAAAGACTGAAAGCTCAAGTTAATCAGATACAGGAACATGAATATGAACCACCTGAAACTAAgaaaaagtttaaattttgctTAACCACGTTTTCCAGAATAATAACATACTTAGCTATGTTAGCCTGTATCATTGCATTCATATACATTGAAGTTAACTGTATCAAGGTTTCAAGagtaatttataaaactGTGGATGAATTAGTTTACAAAAATAACCAAAAATGGTTTTTTGATATTAAGTTGTATGATACCCCTTATACAGAAATGTTAAAGGATGAGAATCTAAAACCTAAAAATCACAAGCTAAACGTGAAAATGGAGTCAACACTACCCAATGTGAAAATCAAGACCTATGACGATCTTTACAACTGGTTAAATGGTGGTGCTATAAAAGAGTTATTTAAATGGATTGATACCAGTCAATCGGATAATTTGCCTAAAGACGAAACTCAAGTGATGGCTATAAATTCAAGATACTATCTATATCCCTCCAACAAAGCACTCTTATTAAGTTTGAATTTCTATAAAACTCCCCCTAATGGCCTTATTACTGATATGAAAAAGATAATAAGGCAGGACAAATATTATCAGTTTATTACTTATGATAAAGAAAAATGCCAGATTAGCACACTTTTTGAAACCATTCCACACACTGTTAAAGACGTTGGAATTGACTTCATTATTGTGGACTCTAAGTCTAAGAATAAGATATATAATGGgtttttgaatttttttATAGAGAAATCTGGGTTGATGGACTATGATTTGAAGATTTACAAtgtattttcatttttccTTCCCTCTGAAAACAGAAGTGTATTTTTGTTCATAGTGCTGGCCTCTACTTGCGCTTTCTTCCTCTTCCTACTTTCCATTATGATAAGAGATATTgtgaattttaaaaaaggaTTTAGCATCTATTATCCAAGATTAAACTTCTTTTATATGATTTTAATGTACTTTTTCAACGACATCAAGAGGGTGTTTGACCTAATTGTCATTCCTGTTGTATTGAGCCTTGTGGTTATGTACTCTGGAATAGTAATTTACCACAAAATAATGAGGGATCACTTCAATGATATGGAAGATATATACTACAGATACTACTACCATAGACTATCTGGAAGAATCCTCTATATGCACTCATCCTTGGGCATTCTTCTTTTGGTTATTATCTTATTTGGGTTCATTCTGAAGAATGCAACTGTGAGGCACTATTTACATGTAGTCATCTCTGTCCTCTATCAGATGAGGTATATGTATCTCAACATTGTTTTTTACTTTATGGTAATGGTTTTCACATTCCTATTCTTTTTCTACTTCATTTCTAGGGACTATTTTAAAG aTTTTGTTAAGGGAAATAAGTTTTTGAAGAGGTGTATAAGGCTGATACTACATGACCATCAGTTCTTTGGAGACTTTAAGAATAACAATTTAACTGAGTTAATCCTTTTCCCACTATGTCTCACTTTCAAAATATGGTTAACTAACCTTATATTTTACCATCTATGGTCAGTATGGCCTAAATCTGACGATCCAAAATTAGGAAGGCGTTCGGAAGATACAGATTTTCTAGATGATACAAACGAGTTAGAGGAGAAGTTCAAGCACTCTGACTTGGAAGTAACAGGTTTAACTCAGAGCCAACTTGACGTAGTCCCCAAAGAAGTCAAAACTCAGGCTGCACAGGAAACACTAAACCTATACAGTAAATTCGAAGAATATATCAACACATTCAATCATAGAG GTAAACATAAACTGAGGTATATGGAGTCTTTACACAACGAGGTTGGAGATGAAATGAACGAACTGTTAGATATTAGCAACAAACTCGAATTCAAAGTTGGAATAATAACGAAGCAGACTGAGATTCTAAGGGATAAGTCATACAGGGATTTGGATGAGCAAATTTCTATTTTAGAACAATCACTAAATGAAAAGCGTGAAGAATTAAACACGATTTTCACATTATACACCGAAAAATCCAAATCATGA
- the vapA gene encoding V-type ATPase A subunit translates to MGENFKETKYGTIYRVSGPLVIANEMPGTKMFELVHVGHNNIIGEIIQIDGDSVYIQVYEDTSGLRVGDPVKNTGKPLSVELGPGLLDSVFDGTQRPLIQIRDVFQKYYVPVGVNMPPLDRKRLWKYDPSPNFKVGDLITGGDIFGTVYETEIFPNHHIMLPPNLSGRITYMAPSGEYTVEEKLLELEYLDKKITCNMYQIWPVRQPRPILKKLQGTEPLLTGQRVLDSLFPSVKGGTCAIPGAFGCGKTCISHALAKYSNTDVTVYVGCGERGNEIAEVLKEFPHLTTRVNGKDVPIMGRTCLVANTSNMPVAAREASIYTGITISEYFRDMGFNACMMADSTSRWAEALREISGRLGEMPADSGYPAYLSSRLSAFYERAGVAQCLGSSDRTGSVTIVGAISPPGGDFSDPVTAATMSIVHVFWGLDKKLAQRKHFPSVNWTNSFTKYDKLLETYFEDKMPRFGYLVTSIKSILQKESELSEIVQLVGKDSLSEDQKLCLEVAKMIREDFLQQNSFTDYDFRCPLYKTFGMMDTIITFYNECLKVINDSTKRGNPIGWSSIYNIMRESVNKITRLKFTDPRLEEEEYAKIFKDLHEEIVTGLRSMLDV, encoded by the exons atgggTGAAAACTTTAAAGAAACTAAATATGGTACCATCTATAGAGTATCTGGCCCAT TGGTTATCGCCAATGAAATGCCTGGAACTAAGATGTTTGAGCTCGTACATGTCGGCCATAATAACATAATTGGagaaattattcaaatcGATGGCGATTCTGTATATATTCAAGTTTATGAGGACACGT CCGGGTTACGTGTCGGAGATCCAGTTAAAAATACTGGGAAACCTTTATCGGTAGAACTAGGACCAGGCTTACTGGATTCTGTTTTTGACGGCACACAAAGGCCGTTAATACAAATTAGAGATGTGTTTCAAAAATACTATGTACCAGTTGGAGTCAATATGCCTCCCCTAGATAGAAAAAGATTGTGGAAATACGACCCATCTCCCAACTTCAAGGTGGGAGATCTAATAACAGGAGGGGATATTTTCGGAACTGTATACGAAACTGAAATATTCCCAAACCACCA tatAATGCTTCCACCAAATCTAAGCGGTAGAATTACTTACATGGCGCCATCCGGTGAATACACAGTTGAGGAGAAGCTGTTGGAACTAGAATATCTAGATAAGAAAATAACGTGTAATATGTATCAAATTTGGCCTGTCAGACAACCACGTCCAATTCTGAAGAAACTCCAAGGAACT gAACCGCTGCTAACCGGCCAAAGAGTTTTAGATTCATTGTTTCCCTCAGTTAAGGGTGGAACCTGTGCAATACCAGGAGCATTTGGATGTGGAAAGACGTGTATTTCACAT GCGTTGGCAAAATACAGTAATACCGACGTTACAGTATATGTGGGATGCGGAGAAAGAGGAAATGAGATCGCTGAGGTCCTTAAAGAATTCCCTCACCTTACCACCAGAGTAAATGGGAAGGATGTGCCCATCATGGGTAGAACCTGCCTAGTAGCAAACACCTCCAACATGCCAGTCGCTGCCAGAGAAGCGAGCATTTATACTGGAATTACAATTTCAGAATACTTTAGAGACATGGGTTTTAACGCCTGTATGATGGCAGACTCCACAAGTAGATGGGCAGAAGCTCTGAGAGAAATATCTGGCCGTCTCGGAGAGATGCCTGCAGATTCGGGCTACCCTGCTTACCTTTCTTCTAGATTATCGGCTTTTTATGAAAGAGCAG gTGTTGCCCAATGTTTAGGTTCTTCAGATAGAACCGGGTCAGTAACAATAGTGGGAGCCATATCACCGCCTGGAGGAGACTTTTCTGACCCTGTAACTGCTGCCACAATGTCGATAGTCCATGTATTCTGGGGTCTCGATAAAAAGCTTGCCCAGAGAAAGCATTTCCCCTCAGTAAACTGGACTAACTCGTTCACAAAGTACGACAAGTTGCTTGAGACGTACTTTGAGGATAAAATGCCTCGATTCGGCTACCTCGTGACCAGCATCAAGTCGATACTACAGAAGGAATCGGAGTTGTCGGAAATTGTACAACTAGTAGGAAAGGATTCACTTTCGGAAGATCAAAAACTGTGTTTAGAGGTGGCAAAGATGATCAGAGAGGACTTTTTACAGCAGAATTCATTCACAGATTACGACTTCAGGTGCCCACTCTACAAAACGTTTGGGATGATGGATACCATAATCACGTTCTATAACGAGTGTCTGAAAGTTATAAAcg attctaCGAAAAGAGGAAACCCTATTGGATGGAGTTCAATATACAACATCATGAGGGAGTCAGTGAACAAGATAACCAGACTAAAGTTCACAGACCCTAGGCTAGAAGAAGAAGAATATGctaaaatattcaaagaTTTACATGAAGAGATTGTTACTGGTCTTCGCTCAATGTTAGACGTCTAg
- the DBP8 gene encoding DEAD/DEAH box helicase family protein: protein MNLNLVSSPLLFIGSNLNIHKFNEFNKILTTHNKYDFNIKSRPLIPSEDFLNQTQTSFKSDKLRKNPHLDSDLVTYTGSALQYDNKHKDSTPVNDFSTVFSSKPLINTLSKIFAKEGLSKLNEYQLSLFDELLNGRDVILHSYTSSGKTFSVLLYMALRYYYQLDPKFLSSVSFSQILNRIKDVQYNDTLHFKRQQTPLNRRVLVLCPTKELAAQSANQLINFTGGKKDVVHLIIDEHDVCPKIAPESIFIVGSSNQVESYFLHEDQKHTRSILQTIDYVFLDEMDRLIKVPNQYANVKKKRILNEKPGSSYNICQTLLSISPNKLRFVCASASITRQHIRKVNSLIRMYRNSRDNLTALIRKKISATDTGRYVSIPETINHFYSISSQDTQESKVRNLLNMLKRDTGTAIVFLSSGSLFSLKESLEKNNIKCKILHHEFGIRDDYNKEEGESGGNRSSTSVEKITKLQNSIKEGDNGHVLLASTDSARGIHLSMLDSVYILGRPRNVNEYIHISGRVGRCSRTGRCITIDTDESIKILLSWQKQINTEISQISKSKQHSEVSVPWS from the exons atgAATCTTAATCTTGTATCCAGTCCCCTTTTGTTTATCGGTTCAAACTTAAATatacacaaatttaatgagtttaataaaattttaactacACATAACAAAtatgattttaatattaaatccaGACCATTAATTCCTTCTGAAGATTTCTTAAATCAAACCCAAACAAGTTTTAAATCGGATAAATTAAGAAAGAATCCTCACTTGGATTCTGATTTGGTAACATATACTGGATCAGCTCTTCAGTACgataataaacataaaGATTCTACACCTGTTAATGATTTTTCTACAGTTTTCTCCTCTAAACCCCTAATTAATACACTTTCTAAGATTTTTGCAAAGGAAGGTTTGTCAAAATTGAATGAATACCAATTATCTCTTTTTGATGAACTGTTGAATGGAAGAGATGTTATACTTCATAGTTACACATCTTCCGGGAAAACATTTTCTGTACTTTTATACATGGCCCTTCGATACTATTATCAGTTGGACCCAAAGTTTCTATCATCGGTTTCATTTTCTCAAATTCTAAATCGGATTAAAGATGTACAATATAACGATACATTACATTTTAAGAGACAACAAACTCCTTTAAACCGTAGAGTTTTGGTTTTATGTCCAACAAAGGAGCTAGCAGCCCAGTCTGCAAATCAG cttattaattttactggTGGAAAGAAGGATGTAGTTCACTTAATAATAGATGAGCATGATGTTTGCCCTAAAAT aGCCCCTGAATCGATATTTATAGTTGGGTCATCAAACCAGGTTGAGTCatattttttg CATGAAGACCAGAAACACACAAGATCCATTCTCCAAACGATTGATTATGTATTCTTAGATGAAATGGACAGATTAATCAAAGTGCCAA ATCAATATGCAAATGTTAAGAAGAAAAGGATTCTAAATGAGAAGCCAGGTTCatcatataatatttgtcag ACTTTGCTTTCCATATCGCCTAACAAACTAAGATTTGTTTGTGCCTCGGCTTCAATAACCAGACAACACATACGCAAAGTCAACAGCTTGATTAGGATGTACAGAAATAGTAGAGATAACTTGACGGCATTGATAAG GAAGAAGATAAGCGCAACAGACACTGGAAGATACGTCTCAATTCCTGAAACTATTAACCATTTTTACTCTATATCTTCTCAAGATACTCAAG AGTCCAAAGTTAGGAACTTGTTGAATATGTTGAAGAGGGATACTGGGACTGCCATCGTGTTCCTTAGTTCAGGCTCTCTGTTTTCACTAAAAGAAAGTTTAgagaaaaataatattaag tgtaaaatactacaCCATGAGTTTGGAATTAGAGACGATTACAATAAAGAGGAAGGTGAATCGGGGGGAAATAGGTCGAGTACGTCAGTTGAAAAGATTACGAAATTGCAAAACAGTATTAAAGAAGGAGATA ATGGACATGTCCTACTAGCATCTACAGATTCCGCCAGAGGAATACACCTGTCAATg CTGGACTCAGTATATATACTTGGAAGACCAAGAAATGTAAATGAATACATACATATATCag GGAGAGTTGGAAGATGTTCAAGAACAGGAAGGTGTATAACTATTGATACTGACGAGAGTATAAA gATATTGCTATCATGGCAAAAACAAATCAACACAGAGATTTCACAAATTTCTAAGTCAAAACAACACAGTGAAGTGAGTGTACCATGGTCATAA
- a CDS encoding Cytochrome c family protein, which produces MSTSDDWNDIPDDFVLPEGSAERGAKLFKKHCKQCHSMRPDNRQTGGFSSIGPTLFNVYGRTSGIQNLGGLNLMTHSMKSSGIVWDDANLMRYMKNPQLFVNNKIGMNFAGLPRFQDRVDIVHFLRQLNYEGKYGKEVLKECEKK; this is translated from the exons ATGTCAACTTCAGATGACTGGAATGACATTCCGGATGATTTTGTACTCCCGGAAGGCTCGGCTGAAAGAGGAGCAAAGCTTTTCAAAAAACATTGCAAGCAATGTCATTCTATGAGACCAGATAATCGCCAAACTGGAG gatTCAGCTCAATTGGTCCCACTTTATTCAATGTTTATGGTCGCACTTCGGGGATCCAGAACCTTGGAGGACTGAACCTGATGACCCATTCCATGAAGTCATCAGGAATCGTATGGGACGACGCAAATTTGATGAG GTACATGAAAAACCCGCAATtgtttgtaaataataaaatcgGGATGAATTTTGCCGGACTTCCAAGGTTCCAGGACCGGGTGGATATTGTACACTTCCTTCGCCAACTAAACTATGAAGGAAAATATGGAAAGGAAGTGTTAAAGGAATGCGAGAAGAAATAG
- the RPLP1 gene encoding 60S acidic ribosomal protein P1, which produces MSTVPVSELTKEQREELMCVYSSLVLYDDGLDVTQDNILKLVKAAKGDMQPFTPMLFARALKGKDLGSLLSAVGSGAAAAPAAASASSAAAPEESAKKEEKKEEEEEDEDMGFSLFD; this is translated from the coding sequence ATGTCGACAGTTCCAGTTAGTGAATTAACCAAGGAGCAGAGGGAAGAATTGATGTGCGTTTATTCCTCCCTTGTCCTCTACGATGATGGCCTAGATGTTACTCAAGACAACATTCTTAAACTAGTTAAAGCAGCAAAGGGAGACATGCAACCATTTACTCCGATGCTTTTCGCCCGCGCATTGAAGGGAAAGGACCTAGGATCATTATTATCAGCTGTTGGATCCGGTGCCGCCGCAGCTCCTGCCGCTGCTTCCGCTTCATCAGCAGCCGCACCTGAAGAATCTGCAAAGAAGGAGGAAAAGAAAGAAGAAGAGGAGGAAGACGAAGATATGGGATTCTCACTCTTTGATTAA
- a CDS encoding GYF domain protein, giving the protein MDYEFSDEQCCVKCQEALNSLHKWYYMDNYGVQQGPFDSFFILFYINSNYFEENSAFFIQDTFNGTPSNFNTLLNYLDTIVEDVKSHSNNLFTCTHFMENFYSIEDCTVFDGAQLPDGVSAFKQADDVRLSTDNMYATVSPQSSAEFHSPNSAFEFNNEELHKAQTKTILKKRVEDNLKEAEAHLQRVNSRKVTHRFDSQLLDESPTSQEFS; this is encoded by the exons ATGGATTATGAATTTAGTGATGAGCAGTGTTGTGTTAAGTGTCAAGAGGCACTAAATTCCTTACACAAATGGTATTATATG GACAATTATGGAGTCCAACAGGGCCCATTTGACAGTttctttattttgttttatattaattcaaACTACTTTGAGGAGAATTCAGCGTTTTTCATCCAGGATACGTTCAACGGCACACCTTCTAACTTTAACACTCTTTTAAAC tatCTTGATACCATTGTCGAGGATGTGAAGAGTCACTCGAATAATCTCTTCACCTGTACACATTTCATGgagaatttttattcaattgAAGACTGTACAGTTTTCGACGGTGCTCAACTTCCTGATGGAGTTTCTGCCTTTAAACAGGCTGATGATGTTCGATTAAGCACAGATAACATGTACGCCACCGTTTCACCCCAATCTAGCGCTGAGTTCCATTCTCCTAACAGCGCTtttgaatttaataatgaagAACTACATAAGGCGCAAACAAAaactatattaaaaaaGAGAGTagaagataatttaaaggaAGCTGAGGCGCATCTTCAGAGAGTGAATTCGAGGAAGGTCACTCACAGGTTTGACAGTCAACTTTTGGATGAATCTCCAACCAGTCAAgaatttagttaa